The Oryzihumus leptocrescens sequence CCCCGAAGAGCCGGAACCGCCGCAGAAGGTCAGGCCCGCACGATCGCCGCCAGCCAGGCGTGTGCGTGTCCGGGGTCGATGGTGACCTCGAGGCTCGTCGGCTCGATGGTCTCCACCCGCCAGCCGTCGGCGAAGGCGCGACGGATCTCCTCCTGCCGGATGCGGCGGGGACCCCAGTCCCCGGGCTCGGCGTCGCTGAAGCAGAGCAGGTGGTACCTGGCGCCGACCGGCATCGACGCCCGCAGGCCCTCGACGAGCGTGGCCCGGTCGGCGTCGTCGAAGACGTGGAAGAGCCCGCAGTCGAGGACGGTGTCGAAGGACTCGCCGAGTGCGCCGAGGTCGAGCGCGTCCTGGACCAGGAACCGGGCGTGCAGGGCCCGCTCCTCGGCCTTGCGCCGGGCGATCGCGATCGCGGTGGCGGACGTGTCGACCCCGGTGGCCACGAGACCGAGCGCGGCCGCAAGGAGGGCGTGCTCACCGGTGCCACAGCCGACGTCGAGCACCCGGCCCACCAGACGTCCGTCATCGGCCAGTGCGCGAAACGCCGGCTGGGGCCGGCCGATGTCCCAGGGTGGGGTCCCGGTCGCATACGCGACGTCGAAGTCACCCGGATCCCGGGTCCGGCGCCTCCCCGACAGCCCGTCGGGACGCTCTGCCTCGGTCATCGCCCCTCCACCCGGACGCGCCCGCGCCCACTGCCCCCAGTGTGCGCGCGCTCGGGCTGTGTCGCACAGCGCTCCGATCAGCCGGGACGGCCAGGAACTGACCGGGACCCGGTCAGACAGCCAACGTCTCGCGGTAGCCCTCGAGCCCGGCGGCGGTCTTGGTCGGCACGAACTCCACCACGCGGTACTCCGCGACGCCTTGGACCGCGAACGGGTCGGAAGCAACCCGCGCCTCGACCGCGTGACGGTCCCGGCCCACCGCGATGATGACGCCGCCGTCGCGGGGGTTCTTGCGCCCGGAGGCGACGAACACCCCTTCGGCGTAGCCGGCGTCCAGCCACGCGACGTGCTCCTCCAGGAGCGCGTCGATCCGGTCCAGCGGGGCGGTGTAGGTCAGCTCGAGGATGAACACACGCGGCAGCCTAGGGGAGTGCGCGGTCCCACGATGCGGGACCGGGGTCCACCCGGTGGACTCCGGTGAGTGGCGCGGCATACCCTCGGTTTGTGCGTACCGCGCCGGGAGCGCTGCTCCTCCTTCGCCGCCGCGGCGGGGCCCTGTAAGACGGCCGCCCCTCGTCGCGGAGTCCGTGTTGCCCAGGCCTCACCTTGAACCCGCGAACACGTAGAGGCGAGAACATGATCCACCCCCAGCAGCCCAGCGGTATGCCGGTCGGCAAGTACCAGCCCTTCCATGACCAGATCGTCGTGGACCTGCCCGACCGCACGTGGCCGACGAAGCGCATGGACACCGCGCCGCGCTGGTGCGCCGTGGACCTGCGTGACGGCAACCAGGCCCTGATCGACCCGATGAGTCCCGAGCGCAAGAAGCGCATGTTCGACCTCCTGGTCCGCATGGGCTACAAGGAGATCGAGGTCGGCTTCCCCTCGGCGAGCCAGACCGACTTCGACTTCGTGCGCATGCTCATCGAGGGCGGGCACATCCCCGACGACGTGACGATCCAGGTGCTGACGCAGGCGCGGGACCACCTCATCGAGCGCACCTACGACGCGATCCGCGGCGCGAAGCAGGCGATCGTCCACCTCTACAACTCCACCTCGGTGCTCCAGCGGCGCGTGGTCTTCGGCCTCGACCAGGACGGCATCGTCGACATCGCGCTGCAGGGCGCCCGGCTGTGCCGCAAGCTCGAGGAGACCATCCCCGAGACGGACGTCTACTACGAGTACTCCCCGGAGTCCTACACCGGCACCGAGCTGGAGTTCGCCGCGCGGATCTGCAACGCGGTCATCGACGTGTTCGACCCGACGCCGGACCACAAGATGATCGTCAACCTGCCGGCGACCGTGGAGATGGCCACGCCCAACGTCTACGCCGACTCGATCGAGTGGATGTCGCGCCACCTCAACCGGCGCGAGTCGGTCGTGCTCTCGCTGCACCCGCACAACGACCGGGGCACCGGCGTCGCGGCGGCCGAGCTGGGCTACCTGGCCGGCGCCGACCGGATCGAGGGCTGCCTGTTCGGCAACGGCGAGCGCACCGGCAACGTCTGCCTGGTGACGCTGGGCATGAACCTGTTCAGCCAGGGCATCGACCCCGAGATCGACTTCTCCGACATCGACGAGATCCGCCGCACCGTGGAGCACTGCAACCAGCTGCCGGTGCACGAGCGCCACCCCTACGGCGGTGACCTGGTCTTCACCGCGTTCTCCGGCTCGCACCAGGACGCGATCAAGAAGGGCTTCGAGGCGATGGCCGCCGACGCCACCGCCGAGGGCAAGGGCGTGGACGACCTCACCTGGGCGGTGCCCTACCTGCCGATCGACCCGCACGACATCGGGCGGTCCTACGAGGCGGTCGTGCGCGTCAACAGCCAGTCCGGCAAGGGCGGCGTGGCCTACCTGCTCAAGTCCGAGCACCACCTCGACCTGCCGCGCCGGCTGCAGATCGAGTTCAGCGGCGTGGTCCAGGCGCGCACCGACTCCGAGGGTGGCGAGGTGTCCGCGGCGCAGCTGTGGGAGACCTTCCAGGACGAGTACCTCCCCGCGACCGGGGCCGGCTGGGGCCGGTTCGCGCTGGTCTCGATGCGCTCGGACAGCACGGTCGACGGCGCCGACCGGATCTCGGTGACGCTCACCGACCACGGCCAGGAACGCACCGTCGAGGGGGTCGGCAACGGCCCGATCGCCGCGTTCGTCGAGGCGCTGTCCGGCCTCGACGTGGACGTGCGGGTCCTCGACTACCACGAGCACGCGCTGTCCTCGGGTGGTGACGCCCGGGCCGCGGCCTACGTCGAGTGCGCGGTCGGCGAGCGGGTCCTGTGGGGTGTCGGGCTCGACGCCAACATCGTCATCGCCTCGCTCAAGGCCGTCGTCTCCGCGGTCAACCGCTCCGAGCGCGACGTCGCCTGAGCCCATGGCTGGGGGAGCATGAACGGCAACCGCAGGAGGAACGGGAGCGGCACGGGTGCCGTGCCGCTTCCCCCTCCCACCGGCCCGCTGCCCGTGGCGGCGCCCCTGGCACCTCCGGGCTGGGGTGTCATCGCGCGCATCGCGGCGGTGGTCACCGCAGCGGCCGTCGTCCTCGTGCTGGGCGGGGGAAGCCTTGCCTGGGCGTTCGAGCGGGACGAGCCGGGCTCCAACCTGCACTCCCTGGGTGACTGCCTGTGGTGGGCGCTGACGACGCTGACCACGGTCGGCTACGGCGACCACTACCCGGTCAGTCCCGCGGGCCGCGTCGTCGCGGCAGTCGTCATGGTCGGCGGCGTCGCCATCCTCGGCGGCGTGGCCGCCTCGATCGCGCTCGCGGTGACGCAGCGACTCCTGGTGCGGGCCGCGGCGATGGAGGAAGAGGTCGCCGACGTCGAGGAGGAGCTGGCCGAGTCGATGCGCGAGACCGAGTCGCTCGAGCAGCTGTTGCGCACCCTCATCAGCCAGGTGGCCGCCCTCGAGGAGGAGGTCCGCGCCCTCAGGGGGCAGGGCCCGCGGCCCTGAGCCGCGTGCCCCGGTGAGCCTGCAGGCGCCCCCCGCACGGCACTCGTGCCGGGGTCACTGCGGCCCGGGACGGGCTTCCCGCTCGGCCAGGGCCTTGAGGTTGAGCAGCTGGCGGCGTGCCATGACCAGGTCGCCGGCGGACAGCACCGGTGTGACCAGCCGGCTGGTGGTCGCGACGACCTTGAGCAGCAGCCGCGTCGTGCCGTCTCCGACGGGCACGAGGACATAGGACATGAACGCGCCCAGGATCGTCGCGGTCAGCTGGTCCCCCGGGTCGACCGAGACGACCCGCCCCAGCTGGCGGCCCCCGGCAGTGGTGAAGGCGTCGCCCACCCGCGGCTCGGGGAGAGCCATCAGGCGGCGCGGGGAGCGACGACCGCGGTTGTCGATCCAGTCGTAGGAGTACGGCGCGAGCCGCACCTGCCTGAGCCACGGCCACACGGCCGCCGGGGGCGCGTGCACACTCACTCCCCGCCACGCCTGCAGGGTCGGTGCGCGCACGACGTCGTCGCACGGGTAGTGCCGCGTGGTCTCGGCGTCGGTCACGCCCCACCGGTCACCGATCACGGCTCGGCCCGGCCCGTGCTGCCGATGCAGGTGAACCCCAGCCTGGCGTAGACCCGCGCCACGGCCTGGTCCTGCGCCGAGAGGAACAGTGTGCGCACCCCGTCCGCCGCGGCCTCCTGTGCCAGCCTTGTGGTGATCGCTGCCGCGACTCCCTGCCGGCGCACGGCCGGCAGCACGCCCACCCCGACGATCTCGCCCACCTGGCCCAGCGGCGTGAGGTTGCCGCCGCCGACCGCGCCCTCGTCGGTGAACGCCCCCACCATCGTGGTGCGCCCGCGCTGGATGCGCTCGCGGTAGCGGGCGTTGCGGTCGAGGTCGTCGTCCGTGGACGACGCCAGGGCGGTGTCACGCTCCGCCGGGCCGATGGCGCCCGTCGCGGTCCCGGGGCAGCGGAAGGCCAGGCGCACGCAGGCCCGGACGCCCGGGAGGTCGGGGTCGTCGGCGGTGATGACCCGTAGCCGGACGCCGTCGGGGAGGTCGGGGACCACGACGGCAGCCGGGTGCGTCAGGGCCAGCAGGGGGTGGGTCGTGACCACCAGCCCGGCCGCCCTTGCCGCGGCCGCCATGGACGGGCAGGTCTGGTCGACCCACTCGAACGACTCGGGCACCCCGAGCTCGCGCTGGACGCGCCGCATCGTCGCGATGTCACCGGGGGTCACCTCGGCGCCGTCCGGTGTCGGCCGGGCGTGGAAGGGGCCGCCCCGGTCGGCCAGGAACAGTGTCAGCGGGCCGAACGGGCGTGCCTCGGCATCGCGCCGCAACACGGCGTCGCAGTGGTCGTCGATGTCGCGCAGCAGGTCCCCGGTCGTGCTCACGTTTCGCGATCCTGCCATCGCGCCCGGGTGCGCGAGGCGGGATCGGCGCGACACGGCATACCGCCTCGGTCACGCCCCGGTGTGCCGGGTGCTCGCCTCGCGGTCAGCGCACGCCGCGCGGGCGGAACTGGATGCTGATGCGCGGCCCGACCGGTCTGGCTGTCTTGGGGATCGCGTGCTCCCAGGTGCGCTGGCACGAGCCGCCCATGACGACGAGGTCGCCGTGGCCGAGCACGTGGCGCACGGTCTGCCCGCCGCCACCGCGCGGGCGCAGCAGCAGGGCCCGCGGGGTGCCGACCGAGATGATGGCGACCATGGTGTCCTCGGTGCGGCTGCGCCCGATCGTGTCGCCGTGCCAGGCGACGCTGTCGCGGCCGTCGCGGTAGAGGCACAGCCCTGCCGTGCGGAACGGCTCGCCGAGCTCGGCGGCGTAGTGCCGGCTGAGCGCCTCGCGGGCCGCCTCGAGCACCGGGTGCGGCAGGCGCACGCCCTCGTCGTAGAAGGCGAGCAGCCGGGGGACGTCGACCTCGCGGTCGTACATCTGCCGCCGCTCGCCATGCCACGGCACGTCCTGGGAGAGCCGGGCGAACACCTCGTCGGAGCCGGTCAGCCAGCCCGGGCGCACGTCGACCCAGGCCCCGCGGCTGAGCGGCGTGCGGCGCACGGCGGCGCCGAGTGGTCGCAGGCCGACCTCGTCGACCGCGTCGAGCAGGGATCCCTGGAGAGCCACCGTCATACCCTCACTGTACGCCTGTTCGACGGACAGGTGTTCGATCCGGCCGGCAAATTCCGGGCACCGGCCACGGTGCGGCGGCTACCGTGGGGACATGTCGGTCATCCAGCGCACCTCCGCGGCCACGCGAGCTACCCGCTCGCTGGTCGCCGCTGCCTGACCCTCCATCCACCCCCGGCGACCGGAGACGGCTCGCCGGACGCCTGGTCGATGGCCCCTCGACGCGGCTTCCGCCCCCGTCGCCGTTCCCGGTCGTCCCGACCGGAAGGCCATCACCATGGACTCCCACGACGTCCGCTCGAGATTCCTCGACTTCTACCGTGAGCGCGGCCACCGCCGCGTGCAGGGCACCTCGCTGATCCCACCCGACGGCGACCCGGTGCTGTTCACCACCTCCGGGATGCACCCGCTGACCCCGCACCTGCTCGGTGAGCCACACCCGCAGGGTCGCCGGCTGGTCAACCTCCAGCGGTGCCTGCGCACCACCGACCTCGACGAGGTCGGTGACGACACCCACCTGACCGTGTTCGAGATGCTCGGCACCTGGTCGCTGGGCGACTACCCCGGCCCGATGAGCCTGCGCTGGGGTTATGAGCTGTTGCGCGAGGGCTTCGGCCTGGACCACGACCGGCTGCACGTGACCGTGTTCGGCGGTGACGAGCAGGTCGGACCCGACCTGGAGTCGCTGCGCACCTGGCGCGAGCTGGGCGTGCCGGTCGAGCTGACCGTGGAGGACAACTGGTGGTCCAACGGGCCCACCGGTCCGTGCGGTCCCGACTCCGAAGTGTTCGTCTGGACCGGTGAGGGCCGGCCGACCGGCACCCCCACCACCGACCCGGGCTGGGTGGAGGTCTGGAACCACGTGATGATGCGCCACCGCCGCCTCGACGACGGGCGGCTCGTGCCCCTGCAGCAGCCCAACGTGGACACCGGGATGGGCCTGGAACGGCTGCTCACGGTGCTGCAGGGCGTGGGCTCGGTGCACGAGACCGACCTGCTGCGGCCGTGGACGGACACCGTCGGCCGGCTCTGGCCGATGGGCTCGCGTGACTCGCGCGTGGTCACCGACCACCTGCGTTCTGGCACCGTCGTCATCGGCGACGGCGTGCGGCCCTCCAGCAGCGGCCGCGGCTACGTGCTGCGCCGGCTGGTGCGACGCAGCCTGACCCTGCTGTGGCGGCACGAGCCGGGGTCGAGCCTGTCGGACCTGCCGGTGGACCTGCTCGAGGACACGCTGCGCCAGCACGGACGGACCGGTCCCGGCCACGTGCGCGAGGTGATGCTGGGGGAGGAGCGCCGCTTCGGTGAGCTGGTGCGGCGAGGCCGGCCCCTGGTCGAGCGCCGGCTGCGCCGCGGGCCGCTGAGCGAGACGGACCTCACCGACCTGCACCAGACCCACGGCCTGCCCCGGGACCTGGTGCTCGGGCTGCTGGGCGGTGACCGGTGACCGGGAGCGACGGTCGGGTCAGCCGCCTGCGCCGAGGGCGCGCGCCCCGGCGACGAGCTCCGCGTTGTCCCGGGCCGGGGTGCCGTCGGGCAGCAGGAGCGTGTCCTCCAGGCCCATGCGCGTGTCCAGCCCGCGGCGCACGGCGTCCTGCAGCAGCACCCACGTCGCGTCGCCTTCACCGTGCTGCAGCCGGGGGACCGCGACCCCACCGGCGTCCAGCGCCGCGTGGATCGCGTCGACCACGGTCACGGCCTCCTGTCGCGGGGAGCCGAGCACCTCGACCAGCACGCGGGTGAGGTCGCCGGCCAGCCCCGAGGCGGCCAGGGCGTGGGCGTCCCCCACGGTCCAGACCCCCGCCTCGACGCCGATCCCGGCGTCCAGCAGTGCCCGCGCCACCTCGAGCCACCCCTCCTCGCTGACGTTGACCGAGGCGAAGTCCGGCGCGCGCCAGCCCTTGACCAGCGACACCCGCCACGGCGCGGACGGCTCGATCCAGGCACCGGTGGTGACCCCGACCGGCACCCCGCAGGCCCCGCGCACCCGGCGCACCACCTCGTCCACGACCGCCGGCTCCAGGCTCTCCCGGCCTGAGGCGTCACGAGGGTGCAGGTGGATGGCGCGGGCGCCGGCCCCGACGCAGGCGACCGCGTCGCGCACGAGCGCCTCGACGGACTCGGGGACGGCCGGGTGGTCGGTGGTCGTGTGGGGCCCGTTCAGGGCGGCCTGCAGCAGCACGATGACGACGCTAGCCCCCGGGTGGTGGCACTGTGGTCGTTGTCGGCCAAGGATCGGAGGAGCAGATGCGCGTCGTCATCGTGGGAGGGCACGGCAAGGTCGGGCTCAGGCTGGGACGCCTGCTGGCCGAACGCGGGGACGACGCGGTGGGCATGGTGCGCACCCATGACCAGGTGGCCGACCTGAAGGCGGCGGGCGTGGAGCCCCTGCTCCTCGACCTGGTGGCGGGCTCGGTCGGCGAGCTCGCGGCGGGCCTGGAGGGTGCGGACGCGGTGGTGTTCAGTGCCGGCGCCGGGGGCAGGGGCGGGCCGCAGGCCACCAACGCCATCGACGGCGAGGGGGCGGTCAAGGTGGTCGACGCGGCCGAGCGCGCGGGGGTGCGCCGGTTCCTCATGGTGTCGGTCTTCATGGACGCCGGCCGGGGCCGGGACCTGCCCGAGACGTTCGAGAACTACGTGCGGGTCAAGCGGGCCTCCGACGTGCACCTGGCGGCCAGCGCGCTGGCCTGGACCATCCTGCGGCCGGGCACCCTCACCGACGAGCCGGGCACCGGCCGGATCAACCTGGGCCCGGCCATCGCCTACGGCGCGGTGAGCCGCGACGACGTGGCCGCGACGCTGGCGGCCCTGCTGGCCGCACCCGGCACCTCGGGCCGGGTGCTCGAGCTGACCGAGGGTGAGGTGCCGGTCGCCGAGGCGGTGGCGAGGGTCGGGCGCTGACGAGCCCGGTATGCCGGGTGGCCGCCACCGGCGTCGTGTCCGCCGTGGTGACGCGGACCGCGGCCGCGCGGCACGGCGTACCGGCGGTGTGGGCGGTCCGTAGGAGAATGGACCCATGCCGCTCTACCGCGACGAGGCGATCGTCCTGCGCACCCAGAAGCTGGGCGAGGCCGACCGCATCGTCACCCTGCTGACCCGCACCCAGGGCAAGGTGCGCGGGGTGGCCAAGGGGGTGCGGCGGACCAAGTCCCGCTTCGGGGCCCGGCTCGAGCCGTGCATGGTCGTCGACGTCCAGCTCTACGAGGGGCGCTCGCTGGACACGGTCACGCAGGCCGAGACCCTCGCGCCGTACGGCGACGTCATCGCGCGCGACTACACCGCCTGGACCTCCGCGACGGCGATGCTGGAGACCGCCGACC is a genomic window containing:
- a CDS encoding class I SAM-dependent methyltransferase, translating into MTEAERPDGLSGRRRTRDPGDFDVAYATGTPPWDIGRPQPAFRALADDGRLVGRVLDVGCGTGEHALLAAALGLVATGVDTSATAIAIARRKAEERALHARFLVQDALDLGALGESFDTVLDCGLFHVFDDADRATLVEGLRASMPVGARYHLLCFSDAEPGDWGPRRIRQEEIRRAFADGWRVETIEPTSLEVTIDPGHAHAWLAAIVRA
- a CDS encoding YciI family protein, whose translation is MFILELTYTAPLDRIDALLEEHVAWLDAGYAEGVFVASGRKNPRDGGVIIAVGRDRHAVEARVASDPFAVQGVAEYRVVEFVPTKTAAGLEGYRETLAV
- the leuA gene encoding 2-isopropylmalate synthase; the encoded protein is MIHPQQPSGMPVGKYQPFHDQIVVDLPDRTWPTKRMDTAPRWCAVDLRDGNQALIDPMSPERKKRMFDLLVRMGYKEIEVGFPSASQTDFDFVRMLIEGGHIPDDVTIQVLTQARDHLIERTYDAIRGAKQAIVHLYNSTSVLQRRVVFGLDQDGIVDIALQGARLCRKLEETIPETDVYYEYSPESYTGTELEFAARICNAVIDVFDPTPDHKMIVNLPATVEMATPNVYADSIEWMSRHLNRRESVVLSLHPHNDRGTGVAAAELGYLAGADRIEGCLFGNGERTGNVCLVTLGMNLFSQGIDPEIDFSDIDEIRRTVEHCNQLPVHERHPYGGDLVFTAFSGSHQDAIKKGFEAMAADATAEGKGVDDLTWAVPYLPIDPHDIGRSYEAVVRVNSQSGKGGVAYLLKSEHHLDLPRRLQIEFSGVVQARTDSEGGEVSAAQLWETFQDEYLPATGAGWGRFALVSMRSDSTVDGADRISVTLTDHGQERTVEGVGNGPIAAFVEALSGLDVDVRVLDYHEHALSSGGDARAAAYVECAVGERVLWGVGLDANIVIASLKAVVSAVNRSERDVA
- a CDS encoding potassium channel family protein, with product MPLPPPTGPLPVAAPLAPPGWGVIARIAAVVTAAAVVLVLGGGSLAWAFERDEPGSNLHSLGDCLWWALTTLTTVGYGDHYPVSPAGRVVAAVVMVGGVAILGGVAASIALAVTQRLLVRAAAMEEEVADVEEELAESMRETESLEQLLRTLISQVAALEEEVRALRGQGPRP
- a CDS encoding GNAT family N-acetyltransferase, with translation MSTTGDLLRDIDDHCDAVLRRDAEARPFGPLTLFLADRGGPFHARPTPDGAEVTPGDIATMRRVQRELGVPESFEWVDQTCPSMAAAARAAGLVVTTHPLLALTHPAAVVVPDLPDGVRLRVITADDPDLPGVRACVRLAFRCPGTATGAIGPAERDTALASSTDDDLDRNARYRERIQRGRTTMVGAFTDEGAVGGGNLTPLGQVGEIVGVGVLPAVRRQGVAAAITTRLAQEAAADGVRTLFLSAQDQAVARVYARLGFTCIGSTGRAEP
- a CDS encoding alpha-ketoglutarate-dependent dioxygenase AlkB, whose product is MTVALQGSLLDAVDEVGLRPLGAAVRRTPLSRGAWVDVRPGWLTGSDEVFARLSQDVPWHGERRQMYDREVDVPRLLAFYDEGVRLPHPVLEAAREALSRHYAAELGEPFRTAGLCLYRDGRDSVAWHGDTIGRSRTEDTMVAIISVGTPRALLLRPRGGGGQTVRHVLGHGDLVVMGGSCQRTWEHAIPKTARPVGPRISIQFRPRGVR
- a CDS encoding alanine--tRNA ligase-related protein, yielding MDSHDVRSRFLDFYRERGHRRVQGTSLIPPDGDPVLFTTSGMHPLTPHLLGEPHPQGRRLVNLQRCLRTTDLDEVGDDTHLTVFEMLGTWSLGDYPGPMSLRWGYELLREGFGLDHDRLHVTVFGGDEQVGPDLESLRTWRELGVPVELTVEDNWWSNGPTGPCGPDSEVFVWTGEGRPTGTPTTDPGWVEVWNHVMMRHRRLDDGRLVPLQQPNVDTGMGLERLLTVLQGVGSVHETDLLRPWTDTVGRLWPMGSRDSRVVTDHLRSGTVVIGDGVRPSSSGRGYVLRRLVRRSLTLLWRHEPGSSLSDLPVDLLEDTLRQHGRTGPGHVREVMLGEERRFGELVRRGRPLVERRLRRGPLSETDLTDLHQTHGLPRDLVLGLLGGDR
- a CDS encoding 3-keto-5-aminohexanoate cleavage protein; translation: MLLQAALNGPHTTTDHPAVPESVEALVRDAVACVGAGARAIHLHPRDASGRESLEPAVVDEVVRRVRGACGVPVGVTTGAWIEPSAPWRVSLVKGWRAPDFASVNVSEEGWLEVARALLDAGIGVEAGVWTVGDAHALAASGLAGDLTRVLVEVLGSPRQEAVTVVDAIHAALDAGGVAVPRLQHGEGDATWVLLQDAVRRGLDTRMGLEDTLLLPDGTPARDNAELVAGARALGAGG
- a CDS encoding SDR family oxidoreductase; this translates as MVVVGQGSEEQMRVVIVGGHGKVGLRLGRLLAERGDDAVGMVRTHDQVADLKAAGVEPLLLDLVAGSVGELAAGLEGADAVVFSAGAGGRGGPQATNAIDGEGAVKVVDAAERAGVRRFLMVSVFMDAGRGRDLPETFENYVRVKRASDVHLAASALAWTILRPGTLTDEPGTGRINLGPAIAYGAVSRDDVAATLAALLAAPGTSGRVLELTEGEVPVAEAVARVGR